In Piliocolobus tephrosceles isolate RC106 chromosome 5, ASM277652v3, whole genome shotgun sequence, a single genomic region encodes these proteins:
- the LOC111554985 gene encoding LOW QUALITY PROTEIN: trace amine-associated receptor 1-like (The sequence of the model RefSeq protein was modified relative to this genomic sequence to represent the inferred CDS: inserted 2 bases in 1 codon), translated as MPFCHNIINISCVKNNWSNDVRASLYSLMALIILTTLVGNLIVIVAISHFKQLHTPTNWLIHSMTTVDFLLGCLVMPYSMVRSAEHCWYFGEVFCKIHTSTDIMLSSASIFHLSFISIDRYYAVCDPLRYKAKINILVICVMIISWSVPAVFAFGMIFLELNFKGAEEIYYKXVHCRGGCSVFFSKISGVLAFMTSFYIPGSIMLCVYYRIYLIAKEQARSINDANQKLQIGLEMNNGISQSKERKAAKTLGIVMGVFLICWCPFFVCTVIDPFLHYTIPPTLNDVLIWFGYLNSTFNPMVYAFFYPWFRKALKMILFGKIFQKDPSTCKLFLESSS; from the exons ATGCCCTTTTGCcacaatataattaatatttcctGTGTGAAAAACAACTGGTCAAATGATGTCCGTGCTTCCCTGTACAGTTTAATGGCGCTCATAATTCTGACCACATTGGTCGGCAATCTGATAGTTATTGTTGCTATATCACACTTCAAGCAACTTCATACTCCGACAAATTGGCTCATTCATTCCATGACCACTGTGGACTTTCTTCTGGGGTGTCTGGTCATGCCTTACAGCATGGTGAGATCGGCTGAGCACTGTTGGTATTTTGGAGAAGTCTTCTGTAAAATCCACACCAGCACCGACATTATGCTAAGCTCAGCCTCCATTTTCCATCTGTCTTTCATCTCCATTGACCGCTACTATGCTGTATGTGACCCATTGAGATATAAAGCCAAGATCAATATCTTGGTTATTTGTGTGATGATCATTAGTTGGAGTGTCCCTGCTGTTTTTGCATTTGGGATGATCTTTCTGGAGCTAAACTTCAAAGGCGCTGAAGAGATATATTACAA CGTTCACTGCAGAGGAGGTTGCTCTGTGTTCTTTAGCAAAATATCTGGGGTACTGGCCTTTATGACTTCTTTTTATATACCCGGATCTATTATGTTATGTGTCTATTACAGAATATATCTTATAGCTAAAGAGCAGGCAAGATCAATTAATGATGCCAATCAGAAGCTCCAAATTGGATTGGAAATGAACAATGGAATTTCacaaagcaaagaaaggaaagctGCGAAGACATTGGGGATTGTGATGGGAGTTTTCCTAATATGCTGGTGCCCTTTCTTTGTCTGTACAGTCATCGACCCTTTTCTTCACTACACTATTCCACCTACTTTGAACGATGTATTGATTTGGTTTGGCTACTTGAACTCTACATTTAATCCAATGGTTTATGCATTTTTCTATCCCTGGTTTAGAAAAGCACTGAAGATGATTCTGTTTGgtaaaattttccaaaaagatCCATCCACGTGTAAATTATTTTTGGAATCGAGTTCatag